A DNA window from Rhizobium sp. NXC14 contains the following coding sequences:
- a CDS encoding DUF4087 domain-containing protein gives MARLPALVLMMLLLPAAAHAERRCGWLDNPSMAKWLLMDAGGGWTIMDNGSGYKAAEGMDKIPDLTTGEFVYTYAAHGYACACMDVDTDGEEGITRIYSVRQLPLSRCRNDAAIRWFLDKD, from the coding sequence ATGGCCAGATTGCCTGCGCTTGTTCTGATGATGCTTCTCCTGCCCGCCGCGGCGCATGCCGAACGCCGCTGCGGCTGGCTGGACAATCCCTCGATGGCCAAATGGTTGCTCATGGATGCCGGCGGCGGCTGGACCATCATGGACAATGGCAGCGGCTACAAGGCGGCCGAGGGAATGGACAAGATCCCGGACCTGACGACCGGCGAATTTGTCTACACCTATGCCGCGCATGGTTATGCCTGCGCCTGCATGGACGTCGACACGGACGGTGAGGAGGGAATCACCCGTATTTACTCCGTGCGGCAATTGCCGCTCTCGCGGTGTCGGAACGACGCCGCCATCCGCTGGTTCCTCGATAAGGACTAG
- a CDS encoding DUF899 domain-containing protein yields MTATENGKGGQAMQRPPVVPQQAWEAAHRQLLVKEKAHTRARDALAAERRRMPWMAVAKQYAFGAPQGRISLLDLFEGRHQLIVYRAFYEPGVFGWPEHACRGCSMVADQVAHVAHLNARDTTLVFASRAPQADIARLKERMGWTMPWVTITDDFDKDFGVDEWHGTNVFYRDGERIFRTYFVNNRGDEQMGGTWNYLDITPLGRQEVWEDSPAGYPQTPTYKWWNWHDSYVAEAEPDKKWVEVSDAGEAAFREEAAKAKS; encoded by the coding sequence ATGACTGCAACAGAGAATGGAAAGGGCGGACAGGCCATGCAGCGGCCGCCTGTCGTGCCGCAGCAGGCCTGGGAGGCGGCTCACAGGCAGCTTCTGGTGAAGGAAAAGGCGCATACGCGTGCTCGTGACGCGCTTGCCGCCGAGCGGCGGCGCATGCCGTGGATGGCCGTCGCAAAGCAATATGCTTTCGGAGCGCCGCAGGGCAGGATCAGCTTGCTCGACCTGTTCGAAGGCCGGCACCAGCTCATCGTCTACCGCGCCTTTTACGAGCCCGGCGTCTTCGGCTGGCCCGAGCATGCCTGCCGCGGCTGCTCGATGGTTGCCGATCAGGTCGCACATGTCGCCCATCTCAACGCCCGCGACACGACGCTGGTCTTCGCCTCGCGCGCGCCGCAGGCCGACATAGCGCGGCTGAAGGAACGGATGGGATGGACGATGCCCTGGGTGACGATCACCGACGACTTCGACAAGGATTTCGGCGTCGACGAGTGGCACGGCACCAATGTCTTCTACCGCGACGGCGAGCGCATCTTCCGCACCTATTTCGTCAACAACCGCGGCGACGAGCAGATGGGCGGCACCTGGAATTATCTCGACATCACGCCGCTCGGGCGCCAGGAAGTCTGGGAGGACTCCCCTGCTGGCTATCCGCAGACCCCGACCTATAAATGGTGGAACTGGCACGACAGTTACGTTGCCGAGGCCGAGCCAGACAAAAAATGGGTCGAAGTCTCCGATGCCGGCGAGGCGGCGTTCCGGGAGGAAGCAGCAAAGGCGAAATCGTAG
- a CDS encoding response regulator: MKVLIVEDENIIAMELERIAQDAGHQTLGPVSTIEQALAYAQRSDVALVDLSLADGLSGAQLARRLIDRHGVDVIFVTGSPESVGNGIEGALDVIAKPFTDERIASALSRAQSLRRDYEGKNAVF; the protein is encoded by the coding sequence ATGAAAGTCCTGATCGTTGAAGACGAGAACATCATTGCCATGGAACTCGAGCGTATCGCGCAGGATGCTGGCCACCAGACTCTCGGGCCGGTTTCGACAATCGAGCAGGCGCTCGCCTATGCTCAGAGAAGCGATGTCGCACTGGTCGATCTCAGCCTTGCCGACGGCTTGAGCGGCGCGCAGCTCGCGCGCCGGCTGATCGATCGCCACGGCGTCGACGTGATCTTCGTCACCGGCAGTCCGGAAAGCGTCGGAAACGGCATCGAGGGCGCTCTCGATGTGATCGCCAAGCCCTTCACCGACGAGAGGATCGCCAGCGCGCTTTCGCGCGCGCAGTCCCTGCGCAGAGATTACGAAGGCAAGAACGCTGTCTTCTGA
- a CDS encoding adenylate/guanylate cyclase domain-containing protein encodes MTTESTFTEQARHGSARICRGCWDQMHMPIPIGGPLALPFRALGITRSKMNPDICTICERSFQYVQKQRQITVDATILFADIRGFTDLSQRIEAVHLSEIVSLFQDRCAQAIWAHDGIVNKQMGDGLMAIFNFPIIRKDHAGAAIRAAQEIQRNCAAALSGLALDALSGRTLGVGVGIHSGEVQIGEFSSFRSDFTAIGGVVNQAARLESQAAAGEILISAETAAKAPDLAADAETRMLALKGIEQPVRASVLLKR; translated from the coding sequence ATGACAACAGAATCCACCTTCACGGAGCAGGCAAGGCACGGCAGCGCCAGGATCTGCCGCGGCTGCTGGGATCAGATGCATATGCCGATCCCGATCGGCGGCCCGCTTGCGCTTCCCTTCCGCGCCCTCGGCATTACCCGCAGCAAGATGAATCCCGATATCTGCACGATCTGCGAGCGCTCGTTCCAATATGTGCAGAAGCAGCGCCAGATCACTGTCGACGCCACCATTCTGTTCGCCGACATCAGGGGCTTTACCGATCTTTCCCAGCGTATCGAGGCAGTGCACTTGAGTGAAATCGTCAGCCTGTTCCAGGATCGCTGCGCCCAGGCGATTTGGGCGCATGACGGCATCGTCAACAAGCAGATGGGCGACGGTCTGATGGCGATCTTCAATTTCCCGATCATCCGCAAGGATCACGCCGGTGCGGCGATCAGGGCCGCCCAGGAGATCCAGCGCAACTGCGCCGCGGCGCTGAGCGGGCTGGCGCTCGACGCGCTGTCCGGTCGCACCTTGGGCGTCGGCGTCGGCATCCATTCCGGCGAGGTGCAGATCGGCGAATTCTCGAGCTTCCGCAGCGATTTCACCGCGATCGGCGGCGTCGTCAACCAGGCCGCAAGGCTCGAATCCCAGGCCGCCGCCGGCGAGATACTGATCTCGGCCGAAACGGCCGCGAAGGCTCCCGACCTCGCGGCAGACGCCGAAACGCGCATGCTGGCGCTGAAGGGCATTGAGCAGCCGGTGCGAGCAAGCGTGCTGCTCAAACGCTGA
- a CDS encoding DUF805 domain-containing protein → MGNFSLFHWLIVLTLIGVPLIFVFRKPLVGPNRFGGPPPAMGFGQAIGSFFKNYVNFSGRAGRSEFWYSFLFSFLVSIVLYFVDRSETLRLIWSLATLLPWISMAARRLHDINRSGWWQLLGLLVPIGSVVLLVWYCRASTMDDSREAVFA, encoded by the coding sequence ATGGGCAATTTTTCACTGTTTCATTGGTTGATCGTCTTGACCCTGATCGGCGTGCCATTGATCTTCGTCTTCCGAAAACCGCTGGTCGGGCCGAACCGCTTCGGCGGCCCGCCGCCGGCCATGGGTTTCGGCCAGGCCATCGGAAGCTTTTTCAAGAACTATGTGAACTTTAGCGGCAGAGCGGGCCGATCGGAATTCTGGTATTCTTTTCTCTTCTCCTTTCTTGTCTCCATCGTTTTGTACTTCGTGGATCGGAGCGAAACCTTGAGACTGATCTGGTCGCTGGCCACGCTTCTTCCATGGATATCCATGGCCGCCCGACGCCTTCATGACATCAACCGAAGCGGATGGTGGCAGCTTCTCGGACTGTTAGTTCCCATTGGATCGGTCGTCCTGCTCGTATGGTACTGCAGGGCGTCGACAATGGATGATTCAAGGGAAGCCGTCTTTGCTTGA
- a CDS encoding DUF982 domain-containing protein, whose product MISASGATAISDHSAFWKKSIWIELDTGERLVLRSPQDALYALVSDWPINGGVHQQRAIDFCRAWLAGRMPAETVRQAFILAALEAGVAINDDDDDGNGTPSSVSNPGHK is encoded by the coding sequence ATCATTTCAGCTTCAGGTGCGACTGCCATTAGCGACCATTCCGCCTTCTGGAAAAAATCGATCTGGATCGAACTTGATACCGGCGAGCGGCTGGTTCTCCGCTCACCGCAGGATGCGCTTTATGCACTCGTCTCCGACTGGCCGATCAATGGCGGCGTCCATCAGCAGAGGGCGATCGATTTCTGCCGTGCCTGGCTTGCCGGGCGCATGCCGGCTGAAACGGTGCGGCAGGCCTTTATCCTCGCGGCGCTGGAGGCTGGCGTGGCGATCAATGATGATGATGATGATGGGAATGGGACCCCAAGTTCGGTTTCAAACCCCGGGCATAAATAG
- a CDS encoding DUF1800 domain-containing protein yields MSLSFPTMAAIRFGYGFRPGEVAPQSNDELIGQLFKGAAATPDFPLGGPDMRHRAILSLQDQLKQIREDAKTVTDDPTRREMRKAVQRQAQQQFQHDANLRLMQAVLSPYGFYERLSTFWTDHFSTSANKSLPMRLIVPLYEAEAIRPFISGRFGDLLRSATAHPAMLIYLDQADSLGPDSAGGVKRNKGLNENLGRELLELHTLGAGSGYTQADVTAAAMVLTGLTIDRKEMDIAFRPNISEPGTHEVLGVSYGGRRRSREDYLDMLDDLSVHPKTAAHISRKLAVHFVSDQPDEGMVSDMAAAWKKTDGDLIAVYTAMLDHPAAWQNEGAKARQPFDFVVAGLRALNAGPVNGVVGSFLAANQQGTDEGDMAANTPGMAGAPVTTDPAGEARDKRLKAFRAARALGQGALKRMGQPTWQPPSPAGFEEGFSAWITGSQLAERLAWARRAAAQFGRDEDPREFLRSTLADAARDETIRVVSQAPNKISGLTLVLASPEFNRR; encoded by the coding sequence ATGAGCCTCTCTTTCCCGACGATGGCGGCGATCCGGTTCGGTTATGGTTTCCGGCCGGGCGAGGTGGCGCCGCAAAGCAATGATGAGCTGATCGGGCAGTTGTTCAAAGGCGCGGCGGCAACGCCGGACTTTCCGCTCGGCGGCCCCGACATGCGTCATCGGGCGATCCTCAGCCTGCAGGACCAGCTGAAGCAGATCAGGGAAGATGCGAAGACGGTCACCGACGATCCCACGCGGCGCGAGATGCGCAAGGCTGTGCAGCGCCAGGCGCAGCAGCAGTTCCAGCACGATGCGAACCTGCGGCTGATGCAGGCGGTGCTGTCGCCCTACGGCTTTTACGAGCGGCTTTCGACCTTCTGGACCGATCATTTCTCCACCAGCGCCAACAAGAGCCTGCCGATGCGCCTTATCGTGCCGCTCTACGAGGCCGAGGCAATCCGGCCGTTCATTTCGGGCAGGTTCGGCGATCTTCTGCGTAGCGCCACCGCTCATCCCGCCATGCTGATCTACCTCGATCAGGCGGATTCGCTCGGGCCGGATTCGGCCGGCGGCGTCAAGCGCAACAAGGGGCTGAACGAAAATCTCGGACGCGAGCTCCTGGAACTCCACACGCTCGGCGCCGGCAGCGGCTATACCCAGGCGGATGTTACTGCCGCGGCCATGGTGCTGACGGGGCTCACTATCGACCGCAAGGAGATGGATATTGCCTTTCGGCCGAACATTTCGGAGCCCGGCACGCATGAGGTGCTCGGCGTCAGTTATGGCGGGCGGCGGCGCTCGCGCGAGGATTATCTCGACATGCTCGATGACCTCTCGGTCCATCCGAAGACGGCGGCCCATATCAGCCGTAAGCTCGCGGTGCATTTCGTCTCCGACCAACCAGACGAGGGGATGGTCTCCGATATGGCGGCCGCGTGGAAGAAGACGGATGGCGACCTCATCGCCGTCTATACCGCCATGCTCGATCATCCCGCCGCCTGGCAAAACGAGGGCGCCAAAGCACGTCAGCCGTTCGATTTTGTTGTTGCTGGTCTGAGGGCGCTGAATGCAGGGCCGGTCAACGGCGTCGTCGGCAGCTTCCTGGCGGCCAATCAGCAAGGAACGGATGAGGGCGATATGGCGGCAAATACGCCTGGCATGGCGGGAGCGCCAGTGACGACGGATCCCGCCGGAGAGGCGCGGGACAAACGGCTCAAGGCCTTTCGGGCGGCGCGCGCACTGGGGCAGGGGGCGCTGAAGCGCATGGGGCAGCCGACCTGGCAGCCGCCGAGCCCGGCCGGTTTCGAGGAAGGCTTTTCCGCCTGGATCACCGGCAGCCAGCTTGCCGAGCGCCTGGCCTGGGCAAGGCGGGCTGCGGCGCAGTTCGGCCGCGACGAGGATCCGCGCGAGTTCCTGAGATCGACGCTTGCCGATGCCGCGCGCGATGAAACGATCCGCGTGGTGTCGCAGGCGCCGAACAAGATCAGCGGTTTGACGCTGGTGCTGGCATCGCCGGAATTCAACCGCCGATAG
- the uvrB gene encoding excinuclease ABC subunit UvrB, translating to MAKAPKKSPTSNGFEEAQQSSFEGAPLSGSVADWVRQLEADAEASGVESQREIASKAGKHRKKVENEARKHTEAVSVNKKATASKTARGVSIGGSSDPKTRAAAGLNPVAGLDISLEDAGSISPGGVTATVEALSKLIESGNPLHKNGKIWTPHRPARPDKSEGGITIRMASEYKPAGDQPTAIRDLVEGLQSGERSQVLLGVTGSGKTFTMAKVIEETQRPAVILAPNKTLAAQLYSEFKNFFPDNAVEYFVSYYDYYQPEAYVPRSDTYIEKESSINEQIDRMRHSATRSLLERDDCIIVASVSCIYGIGSVETYTAMTFQMNVGDRLDQRQLLADLVAQQYKRRDMDFTRGSFRVRGDTIEIFPAHLEDAAWRISMFGDEIDAITEFDPLTGQKTGDLKSVKIYANSHYVTPRPTLNGAIKAIKEELRLRLAELEKAGRLLEAQRLEQRTRYDIEMLEATGSCQGIENYSRYLTGRDPGDPPPTLFEYIPDNAIVFIDESHVTVPQIGGMYRGDFRRKATLAEYGFRLPSCMDNRPLRFEEWDAMRPDTIAVSATPGSWELEQSGGVFAEQVIRPTGLIDPPVEVRSARTQVDDVLGEIRETAAKGYRTLCTVLTKRMAEDLTEYLHEQGVRVRYMHSDIDTLERIEIIRDLRLGAFDVLVGINLLREGLDIPECGFVAILDADKEGFLRSETSLIQTIGRAARNVDGKVILYADNVTGSMQRAMDETARRREKQMAYNLENGITPESVKAKISDILDSVYERDHVRADISGVSGKGFADGGNLVGNNLQAHLNALEKSMRDAAADLDFEKAARLRDEIKRLKAVELAAMDDPMAREEARNQEGGKRSGKASRESLLPSGEKVPGRADEGATPTYFSKPTLDDMGPGTDTSTPLFRKPDLNEMGRHVATPADNKSLFRRNTLDEMTVGRTEKPVIGHVPEKLDAAKGTKRFSPLLEGQPERDDGVRPVVRGRVGAGSYEEPGEQKRKGRTKGKTGRPGR from the coding sequence ATGGCCAAAGCTCCGAAAAAATCTCCGACCTCGAATGGTTTCGAGGAAGCCCAGCAATCGTCCTTTGAGGGCGCTCCCCTCTCCGGCTCCGTCGCCGATTGGGTGAGGCAGTTGGAGGCCGATGCCGAAGCCTCCGGCGTCGAGAGCCAGCGCGAGATTGCCTCCAAGGCTGGCAAGCACCGCAAGAAGGTTGAGAACGAGGCGCGCAAGCATACCGAAGCCGTCAGCGTCAACAAGAAAGCGACGGCAAGCAAGACCGCACGCGGCGTCTCGATCGGTGGCTCCTCCGACCCGAAGACCCGCGCCGCCGCCGGCCTGAACCCGGTGGCGGGTCTCGATATTTCGCTCGAGGATGCCGGCAGCATCTCGCCCGGCGGCGTCACGGCCACTGTCGAGGCGCTGTCGAAGCTGATCGAGAGCGGCAATCCGCTGCACAAGAACGGCAAGATCTGGACGCCGCACCGCCCTGCCCGTCCGGACAAATCCGAAGGCGGCATCACCATCCGCATGGCTTCCGAATACAAGCCGGCCGGCGACCAGCCGACGGCGATCCGCGATCTCGTCGAAGGCCTGCAGAGCGGCGAGCGCAGCCAGGTGCTGCTCGGCGTCACCGGCTCCGGCAAGACCTTCACCATGGCCAAGGTGATCGAGGAAACGCAGCGCCCAGCCGTCATCCTGGCGCCGAACAAGACGCTGGCCGCCCAGCTCTATTCCGAATTCAAGAACTTCTTCCCCGACAATGCGGTGGAATATTTCGTTTCCTACTACGATTATTACCAGCCGGAAGCCTATGTGCCGCGCTCCGACACCTATATCGAGAAGGAAAGCTCGATCAACGAGCAGATCGACCGCATGCGCCACTCGGCGACGCGCTCGCTGCTCGAACGCGACGATTGCATCATCGTCGCCTCGGTCTCCTGCATTTACGGTATCGGCTCGGTCGAGACCTATACGGCGATGACCTTCCAGATGAATGTCGGCGACCGGCTAGACCAGCGCCAACTGCTGGCCGATCTCGTCGCCCAGCAATACAAGCGCCGCGACATGGATTTCACCCGCGGCAGTTTTCGCGTGCGCGGTGACACCATTGAGATCTTCCCCGCCCACTTGGAAGATGCGGCCTGGCGCATAAGCATGTTCGGCGACGAGATCGACGCCATCACCGAATTCGATCCGCTGACCGGACAGAAGACCGGCGACCTGAAATCGGTGAAGATCTACGCCAACTCGCATTATGTCACGCCGCGCCCGACCCTTAACGGCGCCATCAAGGCGATCAAGGAAGAGCTCAGGCTGCGCCTTGCCGAGCTGGAAAAGGCCGGCCGCCTGCTGGAGGCGCAGCGCCTGGAGCAGCGCACCCGCTACGATATCGAGATGCTGGAAGCCACCGGCTCCTGCCAGGGCATCGAGAACTATTCGCGCTACCTCACCGGCCGCGACCCCGGCGATCCGCCGCCGACGCTGTTCGAATACATTCCCGACAATGCCATCGTGTTCATCGACGAGAGCCATGTCACTGTGCCGCAGATCGGCGGCATGTATCGCGGCGACTTCCGCCGCAAGGCAACGCTGGCCGAATACGGCTTCCGCCTGCCCTCCTGCATGGACAACCGGCCGCTGCGCTTCGAGGAATGGGACGCCATGCGGCCCGACACGATCGCCGTCTCGGCGACGCCGGGCAGCTGGGAGCTGGAACAATCAGGCGGCGTCTTCGCCGAACAGGTGATCCGCCCGACCGGCCTGATCGACCCGCCGGTCGAAGTCCGCTCGGCCCGCACCCAGGTCGACGACGTGCTCGGCGAGATCCGAGAGACCGCCGCCAAGGGCTATCGTACGCTCTGCACCGTGCTGACCAAGCGCATGGCCGAGGACCTGACCGAATATCTGCATGAGCAGGGCGTGCGCGTGCGCTACATGCACTCCGATATCGACACGCTGGAACGCATCGAGATCATCCGCGATCTACGCCTCGGCGCCTTCGACGTGCTCGTCGGCATCAACCTGCTGCGTGAGGGCCTCGACATCCCCGAATGCGGCTTCGTCGCCATCCTCGACGCCGACAAGGAAGGCTTCCTGCGCTCGGAAACCTCGCTGATCCAGACCATTGGTCGTGCAGCGCGTAACGTCGACGGCAAGGTCATCCTCTATGCCGACAACGTCACCGGCTCCATGCAGCGCGCCATGGACGAGACCGCCCGCCGTCGCGAAAAGCAGATGGCCTATAACCTCGAAAACGGCATCACGCCGGAATCGGTCAAGGCCAAGATCTCCGACATCCTCGACAGCGTCTACGAACGCGACCACGTCCGCGCCGACATCTCGGGCGTCTCGGGCAAAGGCTTCGCCGACGGTGGCAACCTCGTCGGCAACAACCTGCAGGCCCACCTCAACGCCCTCGAAAAGAGCATGCGCGACGCCGCCGCCGACCTCGACTTCGAAAAAGCCGCCCGCCTCCGCGACGAAATCAAACGCCTCAAGGCCGTGGAACTCGCCGCCATGGACGATCCGATGGCAAGGGAGGAAGCCCGCAACCAGGAAGGTGGCAAGAGAAGTGGTAAAGCCAGCCGCGAATCCCTTCTCCCCAGCGGGGAGAAGGTGCCCGGCAGGGCGGATGAGGGGGCCACACCCACCTACTTCTCCAAACCCACCCTCGACGACATGGGCCCAGGCACCGACACGTCAACCCCCCTCTTCCGCAAGCCGGACCTCAACGAAATGGGCCGCCATGTCGCCACTCCCGCCGACAACAAGAGCCTCTTCCGCCGCAACACCCTCGACGAAATGACCGTCGGCCGCACGGAAAAGCCGGTGATCGGCCATGTGCCGGAAAAGCTCGACGCCGCCAAGGGCACGAAGCGCTTCTCACCACTGCTGGAAGGGCAGCCGGAACGCGACGATGGTGTCAGGCCGGTCGTGCGCGGCCGGGTTGGAGCCGGCAGTTATGAGGAGCCGGGCGAGCAGAAGCGCAAGGGACGGACGAAGGGCAAGACCGGACGGCCGGGACGCTAG
- a CDS encoding LysR family transcriptional regulator — protein sequence MLDLNDILIFARVVEAGSFTAAARLLAMPKTTVSRRIAALEREVGVWLLQRTTRSLRLTDAGRLYYEECSAALGAFEQANLRLAEARAEPAGTIRISAPVGFGGHFLSAAISDFLAIYPKTKVELRLTDDRLNLIENGIDLAFRTGILEDSTLIARKLGSTYRIFCASPDYLARCGAPDRPADLAHHACVIAGPSAAGAHWVLESAGIKETVTVSGRFAANEIQAVMTAAIAGFGIAQLPQRMAAACIADGRLRRVLDGYTTPPGGLHVVYPSNQHLSPLVKAFIQLAIDHLNVGKDAIEAPAITPR from the coding sequence ATGCTGGATCTCAACGACATCCTTATCTTCGCCCGCGTCGTCGAGGCCGGCAGCTTCACCGCCGCCGCCCGCCTGCTTGCCATGCCGAAGACGACGGTCAGCCGCCGTATCGCCGCGCTTGAGCGCGAGGTGGGAGTGTGGCTGCTGCAGCGCACCACTCGCAGCCTCAGGCTGACGGATGCGGGGCGCCTTTATTACGAGGAGTGCAGCGCGGCGCTCGGCGCCTTCGAGCAGGCAAATCTGCGCCTGGCCGAGGCGCGGGCGGAGCCCGCCGGCACGATCCGCATCTCCGCACCGGTCGGCTTCGGCGGTCATTTCCTTTCCGCCGCCATCTCCGATTTCCTGGCAATCTACCCCAAGACGAAGGTGGAATTGCGCCTGACCGACGACAGGCTCAATCTCATCGAGAACGGCATAGACCTCGCCTTCCGCACCGGCATTCTGGAGGATTCGACGCTGATCGCCCGCAAGCTCGGCTCGACCTACAGGATTTTCTGCGCCAGCCCCGACTATCTCGCCCGCTGCGGCGCGCCGGATCGTCCGGCGGACCTCGCCCATCACGCCTGCGTCATCGCGGGTCCGTCGGCGGCTGGTGCGCACTGGGTGCTGGAGAGCGCCGGCATCAAGGAAACGGTCACGGTGTCCGGACGTTTCGCCGCCAACGAAATTCAGGCGGTCATGACTGCCGCGATCGCCGGCTTCGGCATCGCACAGTTGCCGCAAAGAATGGCTGCGGCTTGCATCGCGGACGGCCGGCTGCGGCGCGTCCTCGACGGCTACACGACCCCGCCCGGCGGTCTGCATGTCGTCTATCCCAGCAACCAGCACCTGTCGCCGCTGGTCAAGGCATTCATCCAACTGGCGATCGATCACCTGAACGTCGGAAAAGACGCAATCGAGGCACCGGCGATCACACCTCGATGA
- a CDS encoding NADH-quinone oxidoreductase subunit B, translating into MPSFTQPRPAPGNFQFPGEQRQGDPMMGTINAELADKGFLVTSTDELITWARTGSLMWMTFGLACCAIEMMQMSMPRYDVERFGVAPRGSPRQSDLMIVAGTLCNKMAPALRKVYDQMPEPRYVISMGSCANGGGYYHYSYSVVRGCDRVVPVDIYVPGCPPTAEALLYGILLLQRKIRRNGSIER; encoded by the coding sequence ATGCCGTCCTTCACGCAGCCGCGCCCGGCGCCCGGCAATTTCCAATTCCCCGGCGAACAGCGGCAGGGCGACCCGATGATGGGCACAATCAATGCCGAGCTTGCCGACAAGGGTTTTCTCGTCACCAGCACCGACGAACTCATCACCTGGGCGCGCACGGGCTCGCTGATGTGGATGACCTTCGGTCTGGCCTGCTGCGCCATCGAAATGATGCAGATGTCCATGCCGCGCTACGATGTCGAGCGCTTCGGCGTCGCCCCGCGCGGAAGCCCAAGGCAGTCGGACCTGATGATCGTCGCGGGCACACTGTGCAACAAGATGGCGCCTGCGCTGCGCAAGGTTTATGACCAGATGCCGGAACCGCGCTACGTAATCTCCATGGGCTCCTGCGCCAATGGTGGTGGCTACTACCATTATTCCTATTCCGTCGTGCGCGGCTGCGACCGCGTGGTGCCGGTCGACATCTATGTTCCCGGCTGTCCGCCGACGGCCGAAGCGCTGCTCTATGGCATCCTGCTCCTGCAAAGGAAGATCCGGCGCAATGGCAGCATCGAACGGTAG
- a CDS encoding class I SAM-dependent methyltransferase, protein MPSSFHVESADGYERLMGRWSRTLAPMLIDFAGLADGDRVLDVGCGTGSLTFTLAQRPGLREIAAIDYSPVFVEAAKRANSDPRVTIQQADACALPFENDRFDRAMSLLVLHFVPEAGKAVAEMARVVRPGGTVAAAVWDHYGGMSGMRMMWDTVVMLDENALPLRRKYCFQPMMRPGEMKQSFMAEGLADVEETSLLIRMNYRSFDDYWQPIAAGEGPLGRYVSGLEPEKRKAVDAALRAAYEAGEPDGPRSFASVAWACRGKVV, encoded by the coding sequence ATGCCGTCGAGTTTCCATGTCGAAAGTGCAGATGGCTATGAGCGGCTTATGGGCCGGTGGAGCCGGACGTTGGCGCCGATGCTGATCGACTTCGCGGGGCTGGCGGATGGGGATCGCGTGCTCGATGTCGGCTGCGGCACCGGCAGCCTGACGTTCACGCTTGCGCAGAGGCCGGGGCTGCGGGAAATCGCCGCTATCGACTATTCGCCTGTGTTTGTCGAGGCGGCGAAGCGGGCCAATAGCGATCCGCGGGTCACCATCCAGCAGGCGGATGCCTGCGCGCTGCCCTTCGAGAATGACCGTTTCGACAGAGCGATGTCGTTGCTCGTCCTGCATTTCGTGCCGGAGGCGGGCAAGGCGGTGGCCGAGATGGCCCGCGTCGTGCGGCCCGGCGGCACGGTCGCCGCCGCGGTCTGGGACCATTACGGCGGCATGTCGGGCATGCGGATGATGTGGGATACGGTCGTCATGCTTGACGAGAACGCGCTGCCGCTACGCCGCAAATATTGCTTCCAGCCAATGATGCGGCCAGGGGAGATGAAGCAGAGCTTCATGGCAGAGGGCCTCGCTGATGTCGAGGAGACGTCGCTTCTGATCCGGATGAATTACCGTTCCTTCGACGATTACTGGCAGCCGATCGCTGCCGGCGAGGGACCGCTTGGGAGATATGTCTCCGGGCTCGAGCCGGAGAAGCGCAAAGCGGTGGATGCCGCCCTCAGGGCAGCCTACGAAGCGGGCGAGCCGGACGGGCCGCGGTCGTTCGCGTCTGTAGCTTGGGCGTGCCGGGGCAAGGTGGTTTAA
- a CDS encoding GNAT family N-acetyltransferase, with translation MPELRIDPFPSPAELTSLWSAAWNTPEAPDFSRILPRSLAHIGAYHANRLVGFVNVAWDGGIHAFLLDTSVHPDMRRQGIATRMVRQATGIARERGAEWLHVDFEPHLAGFYRACGFTPTAAGLIKLA, from the coding sequence ATGCCAGAACTGCGCATCGACCCATTTCCCTCGCCCGCCGAACTCACCAGCCTTTGGTCCGCAGCGTGGAACACGCCGGAAGCACCTGACTTCTCCCGCATCCTGCCTCGCAGCCTCGCACACATTGGCGCCTATCACGCCAACAGGCTCGTCGGCTTCGTCAATGTCGCCTGGGATGGCGGCATTCATGCCTTCCTCCTCGATACCTCGGTCCATCCCGATATGCGGCGGCAGGGCATCGCGACGCGCATGGTCAGGCAGGCTACGGGCATCGCCCGCGAGCGCGGCGCTGAATGGCTGCATGTCGATTTCGAGCCGCATCTCGCCGGCTTCTACCGCGCCTGCGGATTTACCCCGACCGCGGCGGGCCTCATCAAGCTCGCATGA